A stretch of DNA from Deinococcus seoulensis:
GCTCGTCGAGGCGGCCGTGAACGAGTGGCAGGAGCGGGCCGCGCGGCCCGAGATCGCCGCGCGCACCGACTCGCTGCGGCAGGCGGCGGCGCTGGTCAGTACCGGCGTGGGCCGCGACCTGCTGAACGACGCGCGCGAGGTCACCGAGCTGATGCAGGCCGCCGAGAGCGAACGCCTGAGAGACGCCACGCGCGCCAGCCAGACCACCCTGAACACCGTGCAGTGGGTCAGCATCAGTGGGCTGCTGCTGACGGGCGCGTTGCTGCTGCTGACCGCGTACCGCGTGACCCGCACCGTCACCCGCAGCCTCGGCGAACTGAACGCCGGGGCGCGCGACATGGCCGCCGGGCAGTACGGGCGCCGCATGCCGCGCACCGGCGTTCAGGAACTCGCGCAGCTGGGCGAACAGTTCGACCGCATGGCCCTGGCCGTGCAGGAGCGCGAGCAGGCGCTGCACGACAGTGCCGAGGCCCTGCGCGCCAGCAACACCCACCTGGAGCGCAGCAACCGGGAACTCGAACAGTTCGCGTACGTCGCCAGTCACGACCTTCAGGAACCGCTGCGCACCATCGGCAGTTACACCGAACTGCTCGCCCGCCGCTACCAGGGCAAACTGGACGCCCGCGCCGACCAGTACATCGCGTTCACGACCTCGGCCACGCAACGCATGAAGACCCTGATCCAGGACCTGCTGGCGTACTCCCGCGTGCGCAAGGCCCCGCGCGCCACGCAGCCCGTCGATACGGCCGCGCTGGTCCGGGACGTGCTGGCCGACCTGGAACAGCAGATCCTGGCTGAACAGGCCGTCGTCGAGGTGCAGGACCTGCCCACCCTGAACTCCAGCCCGGAACTGCTCCGGCACGCCTTCCAGAACCTGATCGGGAACGCCCTGAAATTCCGCGACCCGCAGCGCCCCCCGCACGTGCAGGTTAGCGCGCACCGCCGCGAGCACGCCGGGCAGGACAGCTGGGTGTTCCAGGTGCACGACAACGGCATCGGCATCGAACCCGAGTACCACGAACGCATCTTCGGGGTGTTCCAGCGCCTGCACGGCATGGAGGAATACCCCGGCAGCGGCATCGGGCTGGCCGTGACCCGCAGCGCCGCCGAGCAGCTGGGCGGGCACCTGTGGGTGGACAGCCTGCCCGGCGTCGGCAGCACCTTCTCGCTGGCGCTGCCCGTACAGGCGGCCACCCCTGAACCAACAGACGCCACGCCGACAGACACCCGCGCCCCGCAGGCCCCCGCAGGAGACCACCCATGACCACCCCCCCCGTCGAGATTCTGCTGGTCGAGGACAACCCGGCCGACGTGATGCTCACCCAGGAGGCGTTCGAGGACGCCCAGTTCCCCCACCACCTGCACCACGCCCGCGACGGCGTGGACGCCCTGGCGTTCCTGCGCCGCACCGGCCCGCACGGCGCCGCCCCCCGCCCGGACGTGATCCTGCTGGACCTGAACATGCCCCGCATGACCGGCCTGGAACTGCTGGACATCCTGAAACTCGACCCGGAACTGCGCAGCATTCCCGTGATCGTCCTGACCACCAGCCGCGCCGAGAGCGACATCTGGCGCAGCTACAACCTGCACGCCAACGCGTACATTCCAAAACCCGTCAGCGTCGCCGAGTTCGAGGACGTCATCCAGACCCTCGGGAACTTCTGGTTCCGCAAGGTCGCGTTGCCCCACAGGCCCGACTGAACCGGCCGGTCATGCCGCCCGTGACGCACCTGATCGGTGAAGACCCGCCCGCAGCAGAACCACGCGCAGCAGAACCGCCCGCAACCATCGAGGCTGCGG
This window harbors:
- a CDS encoding response regulator produces the protein MTTPPVEILLVEDNPADVMLTQEAFEDAQFPHHLHHARDGVDALAFLRRTGPHGAAPRPDVILLDLNMPRMTGLELLDILKLDPELRSIPVIVLTTSRAESDIWRSYNLHANAYIPKPVSVAEFEDVIQTLGNFWFRKVALPHRPD
- a CDS encoding sensor histidine kinase — encoded protein: MSAPVSATPDPSVTTDHAARTVRPTGGGVTLRAFLLRPFVVPFALLVAVGAAVVVGVGRNEAQLQAVEDAQARMLLVNALSTQISVMENGQRGYVITGSPSFLGPYRDGESTFRASVFALRDLSFNDLQRERLSLVEAAVNEWQERAARPEIAARTDSLRQAAALVSTGVGRDLLNDAREVTELMQAAESERLRDATRASQTTLNTVQWVSISGLLLTGALLLLTAYRVTRTVTRSLGELNAGARDMAAGQYGRRMPRTGVQELAQLGEQFDRMALAVQEREQALHDSAEALRASNTHLERSNRELEQFAYVASHDLQEPLRTIGSYTELLARRYQGKLDARADQYIAFTTSATQRMKTLIQDLLAYSRVRKAPRATQPVDTAALVRDVLADLEQQILAEQAVVEVQDLPTLNSSPELLRHAFQNLIGNALKFRDPQRPPHVQVSAHRREHAGQDSWVFQVHDNGIGIEPEYHERIFGVFQRLHGMEEYPGSGIGLAVTRSAAEQLGGHLWVDSLPGVGSTFSLALPVQAATPEPTDATPTDTRAPQAPAGDHP